The Streptomyces sp. B3I8 nucleotide sequence GACTTCGACTCGGCCGAACAGCTCGCGGACCGCGCGCTGGCCGGCCAGCACCCGCACGAGCTGCACCCGGTGTGCGAGATCGTGCGGGACGTGCGCGCCGACATCGCGGCGGCCCGCGGCACGCACGTCCTGCCCCGGTACCTCCTGGCCGGACACCCCCCGGCGCGGACCGGGCCCGCGGAACACGGGGACGGGGACGAGCGGCGCCGCCCCTCGGGGCACGGGTACGGGGACCACGGGGACGGGGCGTACGGACCGGCGGAGCACCTGCCGCCGGAGCACGCGCGGGCCGGAACGGAATACGCGCGGCCCCACGACCCCGCGCGTGCGGTAACGGAGTACGCCGGGCCCCACGGCCCCGCGGTGCCCGACAACCCCTCCGCGCCGGCCGCCGGCCCGGCCCGCGCGCCCCGCACCGCCGACGCGCGCACGGTGCTCGCCCTCGTCGGGGCCGGCCGTCTCGCGGAGGCCGAGCGATTCGCGGCCGCGTTGGACCTCGGCCGCACCCCGGACTCCCCGGAGCGCAACCGCTTCCTGTACGCACGCGGCGTACTGCGGGCCGCCGTCGGCAATCCGGTGGGCGCCGCGCACGACTTCCTGGAGTGCGGGCGGAGCCAGTCGGCCCGTGAGGAGGTCAACCCGGTGCTCACCCCGTGGCGGACCGGCCTCGCCGAGTGCAAACTCGCGGTGGGCGAGCGGCGGGCGGCACTGGTGCTGGCCGAGGACGAGCTGCGCCTGGCCCGGGTGTGGAACACCCCCCGCACCGTGGGCCGCGCCCTGCGGGTACTGGCCACCGCGACCGGCGGCCGGCACGGCCTGGACCTCGCCGAGGAGGCCGTACGGCTGCTGCGCACGGCCCCCGGCGGCGCCGGCGACGGCGACGAGCTGACCGCCGCGCTGCTCGCGCGGGGGCGGCTGCTCCTCGCGGCGGGGGAGCGTTCCCATGCCCGCGAGACCCTGCGCGAGGCGGCGGACCGTGCCGTACGGCGGGGCGCGACGCGGCTGGCGGACGCGGCGGGGGCGGCCCTGCGTGAGGGCGGCGCCCGCAGACCGGCCGCCGTCCGCACGGGCTACGGGGCGCTCACCGGCAGCGAGCGCCGCATCGCGGAACTGGCGGCGGAGGGGCACACCAACGTCGAGATAGCGGGCCTCCTCCATGTCGCCCGCCGCACCGTGGAGACGCACCTGACCAGCACGTACCGCAAACTCGGCATCCGCCGCAGGGGCCAGCTCCGGACCGTTCTCGGCGCTTGCGCGTCCCGCCGCCCCGACCGGGACTACTCTCACGAGGATGGCCGCACCCGACACCCTGACCGCCACCCGTGACGCCTACGACGCGGTGGCCGGCACCTACGCCGACATGTTCCGCGCGTCACTGCGCGAGCAGCCGCTGGAACGCGCGCTGCTCGCCGCCTTCGCCGAGACCGTCCGTGCGGACGGCGACGGCCCCGTCGCGGACCTCGGCTGCGGCCCCGGCTACGTCACCGCGCATCTACGGGACCTGGGACTGCGGGCGTCCGGCGTCGACGCCTCCCCCGCGATGATCGAACTGGCCCGCCGCGCCCACCCGGACCTGCGCTTCGACGTGGGCTCGATGGCAGCGCTCGACCTCCCCGGCGGCACGCTGGGCGGCATCCTCTCCCGCTGGTCGGTCATCCACACCCCGCCGCCGGAACTCCCCGCCCTGCTCGCGGAGTTCGCCCGCGTACTGGCCCCCGGCGGCCACCTCATGCTCTCGTTCTGGGCGACCGAGGACCCGTCCGTCCCGACCCGGGCCTTCGACCACGCGGTCGCCCCGGCCCACCGCTGGTGCCCCGACCACCTCTCCGCCCTCCTGCGCGCCCACGGCCTGACCGAACGCTCCCGAACGGTCCAGGAGCCCCTCCCCACGGACCGCCGCCAGTTCCGCAGCGTTCACCTGCTGGCGCGGAAGGCACCGCCGGCCCAGCGGGCACCGGCGGCCTGACCTCACGGCCCTTGGGTCACAGGAGTCGCGCAACGGGTTCACCGTCATGGTCGCCTTCCAACTTCCCCACTCCCCCACGTCCCCACTGCTCCCAGGCCGTGCGGCCACGGGCGGAGCTGCCGGCCGTACGGACACACAGCACGACACGTCCGTTTCCAGGCGTGCCGCGCACGCTCCGCCACCTGGGCGGGGAGGGACGGGTGGACCCCGGCGGAGCGGTCCCGCACGGGCCGCGCGGGCCCGCTCCGCACTTCCCGTACGGGTGGTCAGGCGGCTTCCGGGACCGTCCGGTCCTCGCCGGCGGTCCGGTCGCGCACGACGGGGCGGCGGCGGGCCGGGACGGCGAGGGTCGGGTGCGTGACACCCCAGACCGCGCCCTTGCAGACCGTCTCCTTGTAGAAGGCGGCCAGCCGCCCGGTGATCGCGGAACTGACGGAACGGTCGTCGGCGGTGACGAACTGGATCAGACCCTCCCGGCGCCCCAGCGAGACGCACTGGTTGAAGTAGCGCAGCGAGGTGTGCGGGAGCCTGCCGCCGGTCAGCCGGGCCGCGAGGGCGTCGGCGGCCTGCCAGGCCATGGGGACGCCCGAGGCGCAGGACATGCGCAGGGGCTTGCCGCCGGCGCCCGCCGCCATGGCCGCGTCCCCGACGGCGTACACGTCCGGGTGCGAGACGGAACGCATGGTCTCGTCGACCACGATCCGCCCGCCGTCGGTGACCACCAGGGCGGTCTCCCGCACGAGGGGGTGGACGGCGAAGCCGGCGGTCCACACGGTGACGTCGGCCGGGATGCGGCCGGCGGGGACACCGTCACCGCCGTCGGCGGTGGTGGTGACGTGGTCGGCCGCGACGGCGGTGACGGCGGTGTGCTCGTGCACGGTGATGCCGAGCCGGTCGAACACCTTGCGCAGGTGCCGGACGCCCTTGGGGGAGAGCCAGTCGCCGAGGCCGCCGCGCGCGGCGAGGGCGACGTCGAGGTCCGGGCGGGCCTCGGCGATCTCGGTCGCGGCCTCCACCCCGGTGAGTCCGCCGCCGACCACGAGCACCGGCCGCCCGGCCTCCAGACCGGCCAGCCGGTCGCGGAGCCGGAGCGCCCCGGCGCGGCTCGCGAGCTCGTCGGCGTGCGCGGCGACCCCGGGGACGCCGTGGTCGGTCCAGCCACTGCCGAGGGCGTAGACGAGGGAGTCGTAGGGCAGTTCCTCCGTGCCGCCGGCGGGTCCGTGAGAACTCCCCGTGCCGGTCACGGTGACGGTCCTGCGGTCGACGTCGACGGCGGTGACCCTCCCGAGCCGCGGCTCGACGCCCGTGCCCGCGAACATCTCGGCGAGGGGCCGGGGCCTGAGCTCCTGCCCGGTCGCGAGCTGGTGCAGCCGGACGCGTTCCACGAAGTCGGGTTCGGCGTTGACGAGGGTGATGGCGACGTCCTCGCGGCGCAGCCGCCTGGCGAGGCGTCCGGCGGCGATGGCCCCGGAGTATCCGGCTCCGAGGACGACGATGCGGTGCTGCATGTCCCTGCTCCTGTCTCGCGTTCCTGATCCGGGCGCATCCCGTCCTGGACGAGGTCCGGTCCGGACGAGGTCGGTCCTGGACGAGGTGGTTACGCCCCTTGAACCGGACAGCCCGCCGTTTCCTGACAGGACCGCGCGGGGACCGCGCTGTGAAGCACCTCACAGTGCGTCCGGCCGGGGCTCGGACCAGGCTCGGCCCGGGGGCCCGAACCGGGCCCCCGGGCCGCTCAGAACGCGTGGAGCAGCGGCTCCCCGTGGTCGTCGGCCGCCCACCGTCGGGTCGCCCGGGCGAGCTTGTCGGGGTTGGCCTGGGAGCGGAACGCGGCGATGCCGTCCGCGGTGATCTCCAGGCACAGCACGCCGACGACCCGCCCGTCGACCACCGCCACGAGCGCGGGGCCGCCGTTGGCGGTGGCCACGTGGATCCCGGGCGAGCCGCCGACCAGGGCGCGCTTGCCCTTGCCGGGCGCGAACAGCCCGCGCATGAACCTCGCCACCGCGACCGCGCCCTCGAACGGGCTGGTGCGGGCCGGCACCTTCCCGCCGCCGTCGCCGATCGCGACGGCGTCGTCCGTGAGCAGCCGGATCAGCGGCTCGGTCCGGCCGCTGGTGGCGGCCGCGAGGAACTCCTCGACGACCCGCCGGGCGGCGGCCGCGTCGACCTCGCCGCGGACCCTGCCCTCCGCGACGTGCTTCTTCGCCCGGTGGAAGAGCTGCTGCCCCGCGGCCTCGGTGATGCCGAGGATCCGGGCGATCTCCCGGTACGGGTATCCGAACGCCTCCCGCAGCACGTACACCGCCCGCTCCTTCGGGGCGAGCCGCTCCAGCAGTACGAGCACCGCGAACGACACCGACTCCCGCTGCTCGGCGGTGTCGGCGGGGCCGAGCATGGGGTCCCCGTCGAGCAGCGGTTCGGGCAGCCACTGCCCCACGTAGGTCTCGCGCCGCACGCGGGCGGAGGTGAGCTGGTTGAGGCACAGGTTGGTCAGCACCTTGGTCAGCCACGCCTCGGGCACGTCGATCCGTCCGGTCTCCGCGGCCTGCCACCGCAGGAACGTCTCCTGCACGACGTCCTCGGCCTCACCGGCCGACCCGAGCAACCGGTAGGCGAGCGCCCCCAACCGGGGCCGGCACGCCTCGAACCGCTCCACCTCACGCGGGGTCAACGCCATGCGCCGGATCCTAGTCGCCCCCTCGCACGGCCCCCCGCGACCCGGTGCGAGCCCGCGGTGGTGTCACCCGTGCAGGATCACCTTCCCCGCCACCGTCCCCGACTCCGCGAGGCGCATCGCCTCGGCGGCCTCGGTCAGGGGCAGCCGGGCGGCGACCCGGGCGCTGATGTCCCCGCGGCGGAGCGCCTCGAAGACCTCGGTGAGGTCGGTGCGCAGACGGGCGCGGAAGCGGTCGATGCGCCGGTGACCGGCCCAGACGTTGTAGAAGTGGGCGCTACGGCCGTTGGGCAGGGCGTTCCACAGCCAGACGCGGGCCAGCAGCTTCAGGACGGGCAGCTGCTTGGAGCCCTCGTCGTCCCGGGTGGAGGCGGTGCCGTAGGCGACGAGGGTGCCGCCGGGGGCGAGCAGACGCCAGGAGTCGAGGATGCCGGGGCCGCCGACGTGGTCGAAGACGGCGTCCACCCCGCCGGGGGCCAGGGCGCGGACGCGGGCGGCCAGGTCCTTCGTGCGGTAGTCGAGGGGGGTGACGCCTTGGGCGCGCAGGTCCTCGTGGTGGCGGGCGGAGGCGGTGCCGATCACCTCGGCGCCGGCCGCCCGCGCGAGCTGGACCAGGACCGAGCCGACGCCGCCGTTGGCGCCGAGCACCAGCACCGTCTGCCCGGCCCGGACGCGTGCCGTGCGGTGCAGCATCTGCCAGGCGGTGATGCCGTTGATGACCATGGTCTCGGCCCGCTCCGCGTCGACCCCCTCGGGCACCGGCACGGTGTCCGCCGCGTCCACGACGACATGGGTGGCCCAGCCGCCGACCTTGACCAGGGCGGCCACGCGGGTGCCGGCCAGGCCGGGGTCGACGCCCGGACCGGTCGTGGCCACGGTGCCGACGAGGTCGTAGCCGGGGACGAAGGGGAACGGCGGCTGGTCGAAGTAGCGGCCGCGGCGCATCTGCTGCTCCGCGAAGGAGACCCCGGTCGCCTCCATCCGGATCACCACCTGGCCGGGCCCCGCGACGGGCACGGTTCCGCGCCGCACCCGCAGTCCTTCCGGTTCGACCTTGCCCGGGAGGACGACCTCGACGAGTTCTTCGGTCTCTGTGGCACGCATGGCGGTCTCCGGTGAGTGTGAGCGAGTCGAGTGAGTTAGCTAGTTAGCTAGGTTCTTCTTCGTTATAGGTTGTAACTCTCTCGGGTCCGGAGTGTCAATAGCGGTCGTGATAGCTTCTAACTGAACGTCTGCGCGGACCGGGGAAGGCGGCGGCACATGCGGCAGGACACGACGGGAGAGGGCACGACGGGGGAGGCGACGGCGGAGCGTGGAACGGCGGGCCGGGGGGCGACGCCGCGCGAGCGCTACCGCACGCAGGTCCGCACCGAGATCAAGGACCACGCCTGGCAGCAGATCGCCACCGCCGGCGCCTCCGGGCTCTCCCTCAACGCGATCGCCAAGCGCATGGGCATGAGCGGGCCCGCGCTCTACCGGTACTACGCCGGCCGCGACGAACTGATCACGGAGCTGGTCCGGGACGCCTACCGCAGCCTCGCCGACGCCTTCCGCGCGGCCTCCGCCCCCACCCCCGGGGCGCGTGCGCTGGGACGCGCCCTGCGCGCGTGGGCGCTGGCGGACCCGCAGCGCTACTTCCTCGTGTTCGGCACCCCCGTGCCCGGCTACCACGCGCCGGACGACACCACCGACCTGGCGCGCGAGAGCATGGCGTACATGCTCGACGCCTGCGCCGCGCTGCCCCCGGCCGGATCCCCCGGGGCGCCCTTCACCGGGCACCTCGACGAGCACCGCGAGTGGGCGGGCGGCCGGTCCGTCCCGGCCGCCGCCCTGCACCGCGCGCTGACCTTCTGGACCCGGCTGCACGGCGCACTCTCCCTCGAACTCGCCGGGCACTTCACCGGGATGGGGTTCGACCCGGAGCTGCTCTTCGAGGCCGAACTGGACGCGCTGACCGGGAACGGCGGCTGAGCGCGCGGGAAGTGCGGGTCCGGCTCCTCACCGGCCCGCGCGCCTGCGGGCCCCGCGCACGGACGTCCGGGCCTCCGGTGAACCGAACAACCGGAATCATGCCGTCCGATGATGAAGATCTCGTACGAAATTTGACGATCTTGTTCGGCGAGGCGCCGCCGACGCCACAGTGGGGCGATCTCCGTCCCGCCCGGAAGGCCCCCTCGAGTGAAGCTCCGTACCCCCCACGGTCCCGCCGCCCGCCGCCGCGTCGGCGTTCTGACCGGCACCGTCACCGCTTCCGCCCTGCTCCTGACCGCCTGCGGCATCGTCGGCGACGGCGACGGCAGTGCCGCGTCGGCGGCGAAGAAGGACGACGACATCACCGTCGGCCTCCTGCTGCCCGGTCACAAGCCCGCCCGTTTCGACGAGTTCGACCAGCCCCTCATCACCAAGCAGGTCGCGGCCCTCACCCATGGCAAGGGCAAGGTCGTCGCCCGCAACGCCGAGTCCGACGCGGACAAGCAGGAGAAGCAGTTCGCCGAGCTGATCGACAAAAAGGTGGACGTGGTCCTCGTCGACCCCATCGACTCGCGGGCGATAGCGGCGCAGGTGCAACAGGCGAAGGACGCGGGCATACCGGTGATCGCCTACGACCGGCTCGCCGAAGGCCCGATCGACGCGTACATCTCGCACGACAACGAACTCGTCGGCCAGCTGCAGGGGCAGGCCCTGCTGAAGGCGCTCGGCGACAAGGCGGCCACCAGCAAGGTCGTCCTGATCAACGGTTCGTCCACCGACCCGAACACGGTCCACCTCAAGAAGGGCCTCCGCGAGGAGCTCAAGGGCAACGTGGTCATGGCCGGGTCGTACGACACCCGCGACTGGCGGCCCGAACTCGCCCAGAAGAACATGGAGAAGGCGATCGCGGCCGTCGGGCTCGACAACATCGACGCCGTCTACTCCGCCAACGACGGCATGGCGGGCGCCGTCATCGAGACGCTCAAGAAGGCCGGCGTCACCCAGCTCCCTCCGGTGACCGGGCAGGACGCGGAGCTCGCCGCGGTGCAGCGGATCATCTCGGGCGAGCAGTACATGAGCGTCTACAAGCCGTTCCAGCGGGAGGCGGAGAGCGCCGCCGAGATGGCGGTGGCCAAGGTGCAGGGCCGCTCGATCGAGTTCGACGCGCTGACCCGCGACTCGGTGGACAGCCCGACGCGGAAGGGCATCCCGGCGATGCTGGTCCCGGTGGTCGCCCTCACCAAGGACAACATCAAGCAGACGGTGATCCAGGACGACGTCTACACCGTCGAGGACATCTGCACGCCGAAGTACAAGGCGAAGTGCGACGCGATCGGCCTCACGTCCTGACCGACGTCCCGAAGCCGTGGCCCGGCCGGGAACGGGGAGAAGGACAGGGGCGGCCCGTCGTCAGCGGGTGGTGGGCCGCCCGGCCGCCGTGGTCGGCCGCACGCCGGACGTGGTCCGCGACCGCGGCTTCTCCTTGAGGCGTTCGTCGGCCGCGGCCCGCTTCGACAGCGACTGCGACGGCTCGCTCGTGGCCTTCGTGGCGCCCGAGCCCGTGGAGTCCGCGGGCCGCGCCGACGGGCCGGTGCCGGGGGTGTCACGCCCCTGTGGGGCGTCGGACGCGGTCCGGCGCTCGGCCGGCTCGGAGGGCAGGGGCGTGGCGTCGGTGACGGGCGGCGGGGCGAGCGGGACCGTCGGGGAGACCGGCCGCTCGGTTCCCCCGAGGTGCAGCGGCGCGGCGACGAGGACGGCCGCGGCGCAGGTCAGCGCGGCACCGATCGCCGCGCGCAGCAGTCGGCGGCGGGCGGCGGTGCGGCGGATCTCCTCGTAGCGGCCGGGCGGCGGGCCGAGCAGGTCGGCGTGGGCGGTGAGGGGTCGCAGGATCACCGCGAGCGGGTCCTCGGACCCGTCCGCCGGTCCTCCGTGCCCGCCCGCCCCTCCGCGCCCGTCCGCGCCACCCGCACCGTGCGCCCGGCGGAAGCCCTCCGGGTCGTCGTCAAAGCGTGTGGTCAAGGCTCCTCCTCAGATGGACGCGGAGCAGTTCGCGGGCCGCGTGGAGGTCGGCCTTGACGGTTCCTTCCTTGCGCCCGGTCAGCGCGGACACCTCCCGGATCGGCATGTCAGCGTAGTAGTGCAGCAGGATCGGCACCCGCAGCCGTTCCGGCAGCGACTGCACGAGCAGCCGGACCGACGGGTCGTCCTGCTCGGTGTGCGGGCGCAGCGCGGCCTCCGTGGTGACCCGCCGCACGGCGCGGCGCTCGCGCTCCAGTTTGCGCCAGTGGTCGCGGACGAGGTTGGCCGCGGTGACGTAGAGGAAGCCGCGGGGTTCGTCCACGGACGTCCAGCGGGCCCAGAGCCGGGTGAACGCCTCGGAGGCGATCTCGTGCGCCGTCCCGTCGTCGTCGACGAGACGGCGGCACCAGCCGGCCAGACGCGGATAGAGGGCGGCGAACAGTTCGGACGCCGCCCTCTCACGGGACCGTTTCAACGCTCTCCTGGGTCGTGGGGGCACGTGGGGGAAGATGCCGGGTGCCCGGCGGGCGTTGCCCCGCCGGGCACCCGGCGGCTCAGCCTCCGTCGAGGGCCGCGAAGACGATCACGTTGTCGCGGTAGCCGTCGCCGGAGCGCGGGCCGCCGCACGTGATGAGCCGCAACTCCGGCCGGTCGACGTCGCCGTAGACCTCCTGCGTGGGGAAGTGCGCCTTGTCGACGGTGCGTACGCGGGTCACCGTGAACGCGGCCGTCGTGCCGTTCCTCAGCCGCGTCGTGACGTGGTCGCCCCGGTGCAGTTCGGACAGCCGGCGGAAGACGCCGTCACCGTACTGGCCGACCGTGACGTGG carries:
- a CDS encoding class I SAM-dependent methyltransferase, translating into MAAPDTLTATRDAYDAVAGTYADMFRASLREQPLERALLAAFAETVRADGDGPVADLGCGPGYVTAHLRDLGLRASGVDASPAMIELARRAHPDLRFDVGSMAALDLPGGTLGGILSRWSVIHTPPPELPALLAEFARVLAPGGHLMLSFWATEDPSVPTRAFDHAVAPAHRWCPDHLSALLRAHGLTERSRTVQEPLPTDRRQFRSVHLLARKAPPAQRAPAA
- a CDS encoding NAD(P)/FAD-dependent oxidoreductase — translated: MQHRIVVLGAGYSGAIAAGRLARRLRREDVAITLVNAEPDFVERVRLHQLATGQELRPRPLAEMFAGTGVEPRLGRVTAVDVDRRTVTVTGTGSSHGPAGGTEELPYDSLVYALGSGWTDHGVPGVAAHADELASRAGALRLRDRLAGLEAGRPVLVVGGGLTGVEAATEIAEARPDLDVALAARGGLGDWLSPKGVRHLRKVFDRLGITVHEHTAVTAVAADHVTTTADGGDGVPAGRIPADVTVWTAGFAVHPLVRETALVVTDGGRIVVDETMRSVSHPDVYAVGDAAMAAGAGGKPLRMSCASGVPMAWQAADALAARLTGGRLPHTSLRYFNQCVSLGRREGLIQFVTADDRSVSSAITGRLAAFYKETVCKGAVWGVTHPTLAVPARRRPVVRDRTAGEDRTVPEAA
- the sigJ gene encoding RNA polymerase sigma factor SigJ → MALTPREVERFEACRPRLGALAYRLLGSAGEAEDVVQETFLRWQAAETGRIDVPEAWLTKVLTNLCLNQLTSARVRRETYVGQWLPEPLLDGDPMLGPADTAEQRESVSFAVLVLLERLAPKERAVYVLREAFGYPYREIARILGITEAAGQQLFHRAKKHVAEGRVRGEVDAAAARRVVEEFLAAATSGRTEPLIRLLTDDAVAIGDGGGKVPARTSPFEGAVAVARFMRGLFAPGKGKRALVGGSPGIHVATANGGPALVAVVDGRVVGVLCLEITADGIAAFRSQANPDKLARATRRWAADDHGEPLLHAF
- a CDS encoding medium chain dehydrogenase/reductase family protein; this encodes MRATETEELVEVVLPGKVEPEGLRVRRGTVPVAGPGQVVIRMEATGVSFAEQQMRRGRYFDQPPFPFVPGYDLVGTVATTGPGVDPGLAGTRVAALVKVGGWATHVVVDAADTVPVPEGVDAERAETMVINGITAWQMLHRTARVRAGQTVLVLGANGGVGSVLVQLARAAGAEVIGTASARHHEDLRAQGVTPLDYRTKDLAARVRALAPGGVDAVFDHVGGPGILDSWRLLAPGGTLVAYGTASTRDDEGSKQLPVLKLLARVWLWNALPNGRSAHFYNVWAGHRRIDRFRARLRTDLTEVFEALRRGDISARVAARLPLTEAAEAMRLAESGTVAGKVILHG
- a CDS encoding TetR/AcrR family transcriptional regulator, with the protein product MRQDTTGEGTTGEATAERGTAGRGATPRERYRTQVRTEIKDHAWQQIATAGASGLSLNAIAKRMGMSGPALYRYYAGRDELITELVRDAYRSLADAFRAASAPTPGARALGRALRAWALADPQRYFLVFGTPVPGYHAPDDTTDLARESMAYMLDACAALPPAGSPGAPFTGHLDEHREWAGGRSVPAAALHRALTFWTRLHGALSLELAGHFTGMGFDPELLFEAELDALTGNGG
- a CDS encoding sugar ABC transporter substrate-binding protein, translated to MKLRTPHGPAARRRVGVLTGTVTASALLLTACGIVGDGDGSAASAAKKDDDITVGLLLPGHKPARFDEFDQPLITKQVAALTHGKGKVVARNAESDADKQEKQFAELIDKKVDVVLVDPIDSRAIAAQVQQAKDAGIPVIAYDRLAEGPIDAYISHDNELVGQLQGQALLKALGDKAATSKVVLINGSSTDPNTVHLKKGLREELKGNVVMAGSYDTRDWRPELAQKNMEKAIAAVGLDNIDAVYSANDGMAGAVIETLKKAGVTQLPPVTGQDAELAAVQRIISGEQYMSVYKPFQREAESAAEMAVAKVQGRSIEFDALTRDSVDSPTRKGIPAMLVPVVALTKDNIKQTVIQDDVYTVEDICTPKYKAKCDAIGLTS
- a CDS encoding RNA polymerase sigma factor yields the protein MKRSRERAASELFAALYPRLAGWCRRLVDDDGTAHEIASEAFTRLWARWTSVDEPRGFLYVTAANLVRDHWRKLERERRAVRRVTTEAALRPHTEQDDPSVRLLVQSLPERLRVPILLHYYADMPIREVSALTGRKEGTVKADLHAARELLRVHLRRSLDHTL